The Stappia sp. genome window below encodes:
- a CDS encoding trypsin-like peptidase domain-containing protein, with product MILDTARGLAIGLALVFGAAGLAARAEPAARPPATAVLEAARASVVAVLPDWPDGEVNTEEPEGSAVAIAETGLLLTADHVLGRATEARVRLGDGRVLPARIVARDRATDLAVLSVKADLPGLSFGGDPDLGEPVCALGNTFGLGISVSCGIVSATGRGGIGFNAVEDFVQTDAAVNPGASGGALIDASGRLVGVLSAIFTKAGDGDLGVNFAVSAALSQRVLEAVRADRSPRRSLGLRARPTPPGPERPGLEVLSVAPDGAAAAAGIAPGDVVLALDGWPVRTLAGLRGRLERADAQGRVLLRSGDETRALDLELED from the coding sequence ATGATCCTCGACACCGCCCGCGGTCTGGCGATTGGCCTGGCGCTCGTCTTTGGCGCCGCCGGGCTTGCGGCCCGCGCCGAGCCGGCCGCCCGCCCGCCAGCGACGGCGGTGCTGGAGGCGGCGCGCGCAAGCGTCGTGGCGGTGCTGCCGGACTGGCCGGACGGGGAGGTCAACACGGAAGAGCCCGAGGGCTCAGCCGTCGCGATTGCGGAGACCGGGCTTCTGCTGACGGCCGATCATGTGCTCGGGCGTGCCACCGAGGCCCGCGTGCGCCTCGGCGACGGCCGGGTGCTGCCGGCGAGGATCGTGGCGAGGGATCGGGCGACGGATCTGGCGGTGCTTTCCGTCAAGGCCGATCTGCCCGGACTGTCCTTCGGCGGCGATCCCGATCTCGGGGAGCCGGTCTGCGCGCTCGGCAACACCTTCGGGCTCGGCATCTCCGTGAGCTGCGGCATCGTGTCGGCGACGGGGCGCGGGGGCATCGGCTTCAACGCGGTGGAGGATTTCGTGCAGACCGATGCGGCCGTCAATCCGGGCGCGAGCGGGGGCGCGCTGATCGATGCCTCGGGACGCCTCGTCGGCGTCCTTTCGGCGATCTTCACCAAGGCCGGCGACGGCGATCTCGGCGTCAATTTCGCCGTATCCGCCGCGCTGTCGCAGCGGGTGCTGGAAGCGGTGAGAGCCGACCGCTCGCCGCGCCGGTCGCTCGGCCTTCGTGCGAGGCCGACGCCGCCGGGGCCGGAGCGACCGGGACTTGAGGTGCTCTCGGTTGCGCCGGATGGCGCGGCGGCCGCCGCCGGGATCGCGCCGGGCGATGTGGTGCTGGCGCTCGACGGCTGGCCGGTGCGCACGCTGGCCGGTCTGCGCGGCCGGCTGGAGCGGGCGGACGCGCAAGGGCGGGTGCTGCTGCGCTCTGGCGACGAGACCCGCGCTCTGGATCTGGAACTTGAAGACTGA
- a CDS encoding DUF6494 family protein yields MDNDTFNMSMRKFLKQVGVTSQQALEAHVREAGLTRGKLPARVVLTIDGQDFEHVVTGEIDLG; encoded by the coding sequence ATGGACAACGACACCTTCAACATGTCGATGCGCAAATTCCTCAAGCAGGTCGGCGTGACCTCCCAGCAGGCGCTGGAAGCCCATGTCCGCGAGGCTGGCCTGACCCGCGGCAAATTGCCGGCGCGCGTGGTCCTGACCATCGACGGCCAGGACTTCGAACATGTCGTGACCGGCGAGATCGATCTCGGCTGA
- a CDS encoding biotin/lipoate--protein ligase family protein, with amino-acid sequence MALPDPTFPPLLSGHRIEAGKDVFRAACAGARTGSYGAGDLLWSRGTKDVAMALVLEPEVPATRTQEMLFLAMVATADALGAITPPETALTYEWPVTLRVNGAAVGGVRFAQSVERDEHDSPLWLVVGIEMRLAPIAGPVEPGDMPDRTSLVDEGAVDLDRTQVLESLARHLLTWIHTWDVDGFAPVLQNWLFRADGYGKRHSVDTPDGVEEGTFLGLDEEGNLLLKRDAQAGGQTVALRLRDHLPPEPMEVAAR; translated from the coding sequence ATGGCGCTGCCAGACCCCACGTTTCCTCCGCTGCTGAGCGGGCACCGCATCGAGGCGGGCAAGGATGTGTTTCGCGCCGCCTGTGCGGGCGCGCGCACGGGCTCCTATGGAGCCGGCGACCTTCTGTGGTCGCGCGGCACCAAGGACGTGGCCATGGCGCTGGTGCTCGAGCCGGAGGTCCCGGCAACCCGCACGCAGGAGATGCTCTTCCTTGCGATGGTCGCGACCGCCGATGCGCTCGGCGCGATCACGCCGCCGGAGACGGCGCTGACCTATGAATGGCCCGTCACCTTGCGGGTGAACGGCGCGGCCGTCGGCGGGGTGCGCTTCGCGCAGAGCGTGGAGCGCGACGAGCACGACAGCCCGCTCTGGCTGGTCGTGGGGATCGAGATGCGGCTCGCGCCCATCGCCGGGCCGGTCGAGCCCGGCGACATGCCCGATCGCACCAGCCTCGTGGACGAGGGGGCGGTCGACCTCGACCGCACGCAGGTGCTGGAATCGCTCGCCCGCCATCTGCTCACCTGGATCCACACCTGGGATGTCGACGGCTTCGCGCCCGTGCTCCAGAACTGGCTGTTCCGCGCCGACGGATACGGCAAGCGCCACAGCGTCGACACGCCGGACGGCGTGGAGGAAGGCACCTTCCTCGGACTGGACGAGGAGGGCAACCTCCTGCTCAAGCGCGATGCGCAGGCCGGCGGGCAGACCGTCGCCCTGCGGCTGCGCGATCATCTTCCCCCCGAACCCATGGAGGTCGCCGCGCGCTGA
- a CDS encoding DUF6505 family protein, protein MAKCLKAIRFDVSDTHVFPAAAEPGDWVIPGTFAFRAFTEEGLTGKVRQAFVSGFLSLENFGWTTLATPDEISDADQARLVARLAQHFVDEHGAPSVEAAMPVAEAEIADACGLAEELQINALLAIQREIDGDGAIHERFHLVTPPTDDPHTRIWDVSEDDA, encoded by the coding sequence ATGGCGAAATGTCTCAAGGCCATCCGCTTCGACGTCTCCGACACCCATGTCTTCCCGGCCGCCGCCGAGCCGGGCGACTGGGTCATTCCCGGCACCTTCGCCTTTCGCGCCTTCACCGAGGAAGGCCTGACGGGGAAGGTGCGCCAGGCCTTCGTCTCCGGCTTTCTGTCGCTGGAGAACTTCGGCTGGACAACGCTCGCCACGCCGGACGAGATCTCCGACGCCGACCAGGCGCGTCTGGTGGCGCGGCTGGCGCAGCATTTCGTCGACGAACATGGCGCGCCGAGCGTCGAGGCGGCGATGCCGGTGGCCGAGGCGGAGATCGCCGATGCATGCGGCCTGGCCGAGGAACTGCAGATCAACGCGCTGCTCGCCATCCAGCGGGAGATCGACGGGGACGGGGCGATCCACGAGCGCTTTCATCTGGTCACCCCGCCGACCGACGACCCCCACACCCGGATCTGGGATGTGAGCGAGGACGACGCGTGA
- a CDS encoding DUF6352 family protein — MPSFWKSSGMHLMTRDANGWLAVTPDFLRAYFTRPEVHPVEESCAAEHALFEKLMADPFAAVADEELAAIADADAADNYRVVLAFRDHLARHKTVEAAYAALFGEGATITVPPMFIDQLVHLIVHNMLRKAADPFRVRAGELLFREQAVTTTEGQLMLADAEIVETYSRTGGLGGLGALLAEAGTPTPGVSLDVLSEDNAVLYWERSDRFDTAIDFRFTEPALDAFARVLETWVRHFHGVEVRIQPQQSIKDERWSWHIGLDAEATRILNALYQGTPVGEADLARIVALFRLDFDTRGDVVETMRGKPVWLGLAMGADGILRMKPQNLLTNLPLRRRN, encoded by the coding sequence ATGCCGAGCTTCTGGAAATCCTCCGGCATGCATCTGATGACGCGCGACGCCAACGGCTGGCTCGCCGTCACGCCGGACTTCCTGCGCGCCTATTTCACCCGGCCCGAGGTCCATCCGGTCGAGGAGAGCTGCGCGGCCGAGCATGCGCTCTTCGAAAAGCTCATGGCCGATCCCTTCGCGGCCGTGGCCGATGAAGAGCTTGCCGCGATCGCCGATGCGGACGCGGCGGACAACTATCGTGTGGTGCTCGCCTTCCGCGACCATCTCGCCCGCCACAAGACGGTGGAGGCCGCCTATGCGGCGCTCTTTGGCGAAGGCGCGACGATCACCGTGCCGCCGATGTTCATCGACCAGCTGGTGCATCTGATCGTCCACAACATGCTGCGCAAGGCGGCCGACCCGTTTCGGGTGCGCGCCGGCGAACTGCTGTTTCGCGAGCAGGCGGTGACCACGACCGAGGGTCAGCTGATGCTGGCGGACGCGGAGATCGTCGAGACCTATTCCAGGACCGGCGGCCTGGGCGGGCTCGGCGCCTTGCTCGCCGAGGCCGGCACGCCGACGCCGGGCGTGTCGCTCGACGTTCTGTCGGAGGACAATGCGGTCCTGTACTGGGAGCGGTCGGACCGCTTCGACACGGCCATCGACTTCCGCTTCACCGAACCGGCGCTCGATGCCTTCGCCCGCGTGCTGGAAACCTGGGTCCGGCATTTCCACGGGGTGGAGGTGCGGATCCAGCCGCAGCAATCCATCAAGGACGAGCGCTGGTCGTGGCACATCGGGCTCGACGCGGAAGCGACCCGCATCCTCAATGCGCTCTACCAGGGCACTCCGGTCGGCGAGGCGGATCTGGCGCGCATCGTCGCGCTGTTCCGCCTCGATTTCGACACGCGCGGCGATGTGGTGGAGACGATGCGCGGCAAGCCCGTGTGGCTGGGGTTGGCCATGGGCGCCGACGGCATCCTGCGCATGAAGCCGCAGAACCTCTTGACAAACCTGCCCCTGCGCCGGCGAAACTGA
- a CDS encoding DMT family transporter has product MQENGRAIAIMMIAMMGFIFNDSFVKLVSDRLPLGQIMFIRGLFALTLLLAICIANGSIRRFSRLANKWVGVRVFAEVSATCLYLTALFNMPIANATAILQALPLLVTAGAAIFLGAPVGWRRWTAVIVGFCGVLLIVRPGLAGFDAWALVALAGVMFMMLRDLSTNVLPKDVPTLGVSFATLLGVCLMGLVLSLGEDWLVPTWRELAYLATAAGFILVGFVSIIAAMRMGDLSVVAPFRYSIILWAILIGYVVWGDVPDGPTLAGIAILVGTGLYSLMRERKRAQVAAATADLPR; this is encoded by the coding sequence ATGCAGGAAAACGGTCGTGCCATTGCGATCATGATGATCGCGATGATGGGCTTCATCTTCAACGACAGCTTCGTGAAGCTCGTCTCCGACCGGTTGCCGCTCGGCCAGATCATGTTCATCCGGGGGCTGTTCGCGCTGACGCTTCTGCTGGCGATCTGCATCGCCAACGGCTCGATTCGCCGCTTCTCGCGGCTGGCGAACAAATGGGTCGGCGTGCGCGTCTTCGCGGAAGTGTCGGCCACCTGCCTCTATCTCACGGCCCTGTTCAACATGCCGATCGCCAATGCGACCGCGATCCTGCAGGCGCTGCCGCTGCTGGTCACGGCGGGGGCCGCGATCTTCCTCGGCGCGCCGGTCGGCTGGCGGCGCTGGACGGCCGTCATCGTCGGCTTTTGCGGCGTGCTCTTGATCGTGCGTCCGGGTCTCGCGGGTTTCGATGCCTGGGCGCTGGTGGCGCTCGCGGGCGTGATGTTCATGATGCTGCGCGACCTGTCGACCAACGTCCTGCCGAAGGACGTGCCGACGCTCGGCGTCTCCTTCGCCACTCTGCTGGGCGTGTGCCTGATGGGGCTGGTTCTGTCGCTCGGCGAGGACTGGCTGGTCCCCACCTGGCGGGAGCTTGCCTATCTGGCGACCGCCGCCGGCTTCATTCTGGTCGGCTTCGTCTCGATCATCGCCGCCATGCGCATGGGCGATCTCTCGGTGGTCGCGCCGTTCCGCTACTCGATCATCCTGTGGGCGATCCTGATCGGCTATGTGGTGTGGGGGGACGTGCCCGACGGGCCGACGCTCGCAGGCATCGCGATCCTGGTCGGCACGGGGCTCTACAGCCTGATGCGCGAGCGCAAGCGCGCGCAAGTCGCCGCCGCCACCGCCGATCTACCGCGCTGA
- the gcvA gene encoding transcriptional regulator GcvA: MRYTLPPLNAFRVFEAVARHMSFARAAEELHLTPSALSYQIKSLEAHLGQPLFKRMNRAIALTSAGRRLLPGVEDGLARFADAVAALTPEQDDRKLVVSTGPAFAAKVLVPRLHRFVDAWPDIELLVSANMKNVDFETDDADLGIRFGLGAYEGLTVEPLLDEAALALCTPEMARGLSAPEDLAKVTLLHDDSIRHLPDAPTWARWLEAVGVTGIDPTKGLRFSHADHALNAAAEGLGVVLGRRSLSEGDRRFGRLVSPFETVLPIRPRFFLVGPPRAFERRPVLVFRDWIRAEMAEMETSAR; this comes from the coding sequence ATGCGCTATACCCTCCCCCCGCTCAATGCCTTTCGCGTGTTCGAGGCCGTCGCGCGCCACATGAGTTTCGCCAGGGCGGCGGAGGAGTTGCACCTCACGCCGTCGGCGCTGAGCTATCAGATCAAGTCGCTGGAGGCGCATCTCGGCCAGCCGCTGTTCAAGCGCATGAACCGCGCCATCGCGCTCACCAGCGCCGGGCGGCGGCTGCTGCCGGGCGTCGAAGACGGCTTGGCCCGCTTCGCCGACGCGGTTGCCGCGCTGACGCCCGAGCAGGACGACCGCAAGCTCGTGGTTTCCACCGGCCCGGCCTTCGCGGCCAAGGTGCTGGTGCCGCGCCTGCACCGCTTCGTCGACGCCTGGCCCGACATCGAGTTGCTGGTCTCCGCCAACATGAAAAATGTCGACTTCGAGACGGACGACGCGGACCTCGGCATCCGCTTTGGCCTCGGGGCCTACGAGGGGCTGACGGTCGAGCCGCTGCTCGACGAGGCCGCACTTGCCCTGTGCACCCCGGAGATGGCGCGCGGGCTGTCCGCGCCGGAGGATCTTGCGAAGGTCACGCTGCTGCATGACGACAGCATCCGCCACCTTCCCGACGCGCCGACCTGGGCGCGCTGGCTGGAGGCGGTCGGCGTTACCGGGATCGATCCGACGAAGGGCTTGCGTTTCAGCCACGCGGACCACGCCCTCAACGCGGCCGCCGAAGGCCTCGGCGTCGTGCTCGGACGCCGCAGCCTGTCGGAGGGAGATCGCCGCTTCGGCCGCCTCGTCTCGCCCTTCGAGACGGTGCTGCCGATCCGGCCGAGGTTCTTCCTCGTCGGCCCGCCGCGTGCTTTCGAGCGGCGCCCGGTTCTCGTCTTCCGCGACTGGATCCGCGCCGAAATGGCGGAAATGGAAACGTCAGCGCGGTAG
- a CDS encoding multidrug effflux MFS transporter, with amino-acid sequence MTNSLSSALPTRRPTIALLVAVSAVSPLALNIYLPSMPVLVDVFDTTAAMVQLSLSLFLASIALAQIGIGPLSDRYGRRPVLLWGLVVFILGSVVCALADSIEVLLVGRVLQAAGGCAGIVLGRAIVRDLFDRSRAASMIGYVTMGLAVAPMIGPAIGGTLDQTFGWRTSSYLMVVLGVLVLVWAAAELHETNHTRTRGGGLRGLIASYATLSRSSLFWAYTITSAATSCVFFSFLGGAPFIAANMLDMTPATYGLYFMMVAAGYILGNGISGRFSARVGIGRMIIGGTAVLVVAVSAIALPFALGLVHPLSLFAPMFVVGIGNGMTLPNAIAGAVSVRPDLAGAASGLSGSLQMGAGGLASALVGWLVSGVLWPGTIWPLVLVMAVACAVTVVAGTMTRRLEHAGDGI; translated from the coding sequence ATGACAAATAGCCTATCGTCGGCCCTGCCGACGCGGCGCCCGACGATTGCCTTGCTCGTCGCGGTCTCCGCAGTCAGCCCGCTCGCGCTCAATATCTACCTTCCCTCCATGCCGGTTCTGGTCGACGTCTTCGACACGACCGCCGCGATGGTGCAGCTCTCGCTGTCGCTTTTTCTCGCGTCCATCGCGCTGGCGCAGATCGGCATCGGTCCGCTGTCCGACCGCTACGGTCGCCGGCCGGTGCTCCTGTGGGGACTGGTCGTCTTCATTCTCGGCAGCGTGGTCTGCGCGCTCGCGGACAGCATCGAGGTGTTGCTCGTCGGCCGCGTGCTGCAGGCGGCGGGCGGCTGCGCGGGCATCGTGCTTGGCCGCGCCATCGTGCGCGATCTCTTCGACCGCAGCCGCGCGGCCAGCATGATCGGCTATGTGACGATGGGGCTTGCGGTCGCGCCGATGATCGGCCCGGCGATCGGCGGCACGCTCGACCAGACCTTCGGCTGGCGCACGAGTTCCTACCTGATGGTGGTGCTTGGGGTGCTGGTGCTCGTCTGGGCGGCGGCGGAGCTGCACGAGACCAACCATACGCGCACGCGCGGCGGCGGGCTGCGCGGACTGATCGCGAGCTACGCCACGTTGTCGCGCTCCAGCCTGTTCTGGGCCTATACGATCACCTCTGCGGCGACCTCCTGCGTGTTCTTCTCATTCCTGGGCGGCGCGCCCTTCATCGCCGCGAACATGCTCGACATGACGCCCGCCACCTATGGCCTCTATTTCATGATGGTGGCGGCGGGCTACATCCTCGGCAACGGAATTTCGGGCCGCTTCTCCGCGCGCGTCGGCATCGGGCGGATGATCATCGGCGGGACCGCGGTGCTGGTCGTGGCGGTCTCGGCGATCGCGCTTCCCTTCGCCCTGGGGCTGGTGCATCCGCTGTCGCTGTTCGCGCCGATGTTCGTCGTCGGCATCGGCAACGGCATGACCCTGCCGAATGCCATCGCCGGGGCGGTCAGCGTGCGTCCCGACCTCGCAGGCGCCGCCTCCGGCCTGTCCGGAAGCCTTCAGATGGGCGCGGGCGGGCTTGCCTCGGCGCTGGTCGGCTGGCTGGTGTCGGGCGTGCTGTGGCCGGGCACGATCTGGCCGCTCGTTCTCGTGATGGCGGTGGCCTGTGCGGTGACCGTCGTTGCGGGCACCATGACGAGACGCCTCGAGCACGCCGGCGACGGCATCTGA
- a CDS encoding multicopper oxidase family protein — protein sequence MTNSFHVSRRTVLLSGAAAGLALGLPRGAFAAGAELRDLEARPGTAALWEEGGPQADIWGYEGRVPGPVLRMRQGETLGIRFRNGLDQPSTIHWHGIRIDNAYDGVAGLTQPPVAPGESFDYLVNAPDAGTYWYHPHNRSWDQMARGLYGVLIVEEPGVRAYDRDVILTFDDWRLDEERQIDTASLGAMHDWAHAGRLGNVLTTNGEAYAKFPARPGERLRLRVLNTANSRVMTFRFAGLAPRLVALDGQPVAPEPLAEEAVRLAPAQRADLIVDLPETPATYTVEEASGQPFAACEFVVSGAPVTRASPLPEDIALPANPLPKALDMQDALAQDLLMEGGAMGRMREAVLKGETRDIRALVQEGKVWAFNGIAGSHMDPAMFTVARGRTVRMPIVNDTRWPHGIHVHGHHFKIVSRNGTPVAREEWRDTVLTDPGERVEIAFVADNPGKWMIHCHMLEHQAAGMMAWFEVT from the coding sequence ATGACCAATTCTTTTCACGTGAGCCGTCGCACCGTCCTGCTGTCGGGCGCGGCGGCGGGCCTTGCGCTCGGCCTGCCGCGCGGCGCATTTGCCGCCGGGGCTGAGCTGCGCGACCTCGAGGCGCGCCCCGGCACCGCCGCGCTGTGGGAAGAGGGCGGTCCGCAGGCCGACATCTGGGGTTATGAGGGTCGCGTGCCCGGCCCCGTCCTGCGCATGCGACAGGGCGAGACGCTCGGCATCCGCTTCCGCAACGGGCTCGATCAGCCGAGCACCATTCACTGGCACGGCATCCGCATCGACAATGCCTATGACGGGGTCGCCGGCCTGACCCAGCCGCCCGTCGCGCCCGGCGAGAGCTTCGACTATCTCGTCAACGCGCCCGATGCCGGCACCTACTGGTATCACCCGCACAATCGCTCCTGGGACCAGATGGCGCGCGGGCTCTACGGCGTTCTGATCGTCGAGGAGCCGGGCGTCAGGGCCTACGACCGCGACGTGATCCTGACCTTCGACGACTGGCGGCTCGACGAGGAGCGCCAGATCGACACCGCGAGCCTCGGCGCGATGCACGACTGGGCCCATGCCGGCCGGCTCGGCAATGTGCTCACCACCAATGGCGAGGCTTACGCGAAGTTTCCCGCCCGCCCCGGCGAACGGCTGCGCCTGCGCGTGCTCAACACCGCCAATTCGCGGGTGATGACGTTCCGCTTCGCGGGGCTTGCGCCGCGCCTCGTCGCGCTCGACGGCCAGCCGGTCGCGCCCGAGCCGCTGGCCGAGGAGGCGGTGCGCCTGGCGCCCGCGCAGCGCGCCGATCTGATCGTCGACCTGCCCGAAACGCCCGCGACCTACACGGTTGAGGAGGCGTCCGGCCAGCCCTTCGCGGCCTGCGAATTCGTCGTCTCCGGCGCGCCCGTCACGCGCGCAAGCCCGCTGCCGGAGGATATCGCGCTGCCCGCCAATCCGCTTCCGAAGGCGCTCGACATGCAGGATGCGCTTGCGCAGGACCTCCTCATGGAAGGCGGCGCCATGGGGCGGATGCGCGAGGCGGTGCTGAAGGGTGAGACGCGCGACATCCGAGCGCTGGTGCAGGAGGGCAAGGTCTGGGCCTTCAACGGCATTGCCGGCAGCCACATGGACCCGGCGATGTTCACCGTGGCGCGCGGGCGCACCGTGCGCATGCCGATCGTCAACGACACGCGCTGGCCGCACGGCATTCACGTGCATGGCCATCACTTCAAGATCGTCAGCCGCAACGGCACGCCGGTCGCGCGGGAGGAATGGCGCGACACCGTGCTCACCGACCCGGGCGAGCGTGTGGAAATCGCCTTCGTCGCCGACAATCCGGGCAAGTGGATGATCCACTGTCACATGCTCGAACACCAGGCCGCCGGCATGATGGCCTGGTTCGAGGTCACCTGA
- a CDS encoding DUF3144 domain-containing protein encodes MANRQDRRAARAQGELDTAGFLQTAAKFIEVANRENRKIPATDLHLAFLWAAARYNAHVAKAVIEVESHEDFVNHMVEQYREMLRQNLADPELDPPAGHG; translated from the coding sequence ATGGCCAACCGACAGGACCGGCGCGCCGCACGCGCGCAAGGCGAGCTCGACACCGCCGGCTTTCTGCAGACCGCCGCGAAATTCATCGAGGTCGCCAACCGGGAAAACCGCAAGATCCCGGCGACCGACCTGCATCTCGCCTTTCTGTGGGCGGCCGCGCGCTACAACGCCCATGTGGCCAAGGCGGTGATCGAGGTCGAGAGCCACGAGGACTTCGTCAATCACATGGTGGAGCAATATCGCGAGATGCTGCGGCAGAACCTCGCCGATCCCGAACTCGACCCGCCCGCCGGCCACGGCTGA